A part of Drosophila bipectinata strain 14024-0381.07 chromosome 3L, DbipHiC1v2, whole genome shotgun sequence genomic DNA contains:
- the JTBR gene encoding protein JTB produces MLENCQRHHMLLGLGALTGVTILVLIVESRYAAEGPRRREQQFVIENNSTCWRHEKYTVVQECHPCSEFDIVSKSLGVCIHTHYKELLRCQSGEIVTRSCDRVALIEQRNFLKFEILCFIVGALSYLLSYARDRILSRRTYMKIERQLNRVQ; encoded by the coding sequence ATGCTCGAAAACTGCCAAAGACACCATATGCTGCTCGGGCTCGGCGCCCTTACAGGAGTGACCATCTTGGTGCTCATTGTGGAGTCCAGGTACGCAGCTGAAGGACCCCGCCGTCGGGAGCAACAGTTCGTCATCGAGAACAACTCGACCTGCTGGCGGCACGAGAAGTACACAGTGGTGCAGGAGTGCCATCCGTGCTCGGAGTTCGACATAGTCAGTAAGAGCCTTGGAGTCTGCATCCATACCCACTACAAGGAGCTGCTGCGCTGTCAGAGCGGAGAGATAGTCACCAGAAGCTGCGACCGGGTGGCCCTCATTGAACAGCGAAACTTCCTAAAGTTCGAGATCCTATGCTTCATTGTGGGAGCACTTAGCTATTTGCTTAGCTACGCCCGGGATCGGATCCTGTCCAGGCGTACCTACATGAAGATCGAACGGCAGCTGAACCGAGTACAGTAG
- the LOC108120794 gene encoding uncharacterized protein isoform X2, whose translation MVLRSGIIIPFQFRDTKKLLMIGVPEENRNLNIWDLKNVVRAAFGIYNFEFRNKKIGFNIPDELLLHYLAQRHDLTNFVIEISQALDDGHAKELLSYEPSCSMSALKQHHLQQQQPPHQAHPHQLPHQHHVPLPQRSNESASHHEYVPGSQPNSPALGLNSEPVDSPLDQQANNSGPEPADSAQKLRLSQNYSERTPESLTQSIDPMDIIPKAESESEVERLQRASRFLARQEQQHQVQQQQQHQPQLLPGQQIFSNYTHTLPPMNAPNPSQQAPYTPGLMSRFRKRGERMSKDQKELYVKFFEDNPCMLSNHRRHDGLTEPLWAKLAHMLNSVPQGAVKNVEDWKQTFDAWRYRIFMYTRYNSKLSMSETSDPKNFKPLTATDQKAYAMWTSHKHIAPQDYDKMDMFVPLDEATTATNSYDY comes from the exons ATGGTGCTGCGATCGGGAATTATAATTCCGTTTCAGTTCCGCGACACGAAGAAGCTTCTGATGATAGGAGTGCCCGAGGAAAATCGCAACCTCAACATATGGGATCTAAAGAATGTTG TGCGCGCCGCCTTCGGGATCTACAACTTTGAGTTCCGGAACAAAAAGATTGGTTTTAACATCCCGGATGAACTGCTGCTCCATTATCTGGCCCAAAGGCACGACCTCACCAATTTCGTTATAGAAATCAGTCAAG CCTTGGACGATGGCCACGCAAAGGAGCTGCTCTCCTACGAGCCCTCCTGCTCAATGTCCGCCTTAAAGCAGCACCACCTccaacaacagcagccgcCTCATCAGGCACACCCCCACCAACTTCCGCATCAGCATCATGTGCCACTGCCACAGCGATCCAACGAAAGTGCTTCCCACCATGAATATGTTCCCGGATCGCAGCCAAATTCTCCCGCTCTGGGCTTAAACAGTGAGCCAGTGGACTCGCCGCTGGACCAGCAGGCCAACAATTCTGGTCCGGAGCCAGCAGACAGTGCCCAAAAACTGCGTCTTAGCCAAAACTATTCGGAACGTACGCCGGAATCGCTAACCCAGTCAATAGACCCAATGGACATTATACCCAAAGCCGAGTCCGAGTCGGAGGTAGAGCGGCTGCAGAGGGCGTCACGGTTTTTAGCGCGacaggagcagcagcaccaagtgcaacagcaacagcagcaccagccACAGTTACTTCCGGGTCAGCAGATATTTTCCAACTACACGCACACACTACCGCCGATGAATGCACCAAATCCGTCGCAACAAGCGCCGTACACTCCGGGCCTAATGAGTCGCTTTAGAA AACGCGGAGAGCGGATGTCTAAGGATCAAAAGGAGCTGTATGTGAAGTTTTTCGAGGACAACCCTTGCATGCTATCCAACCACCGCCGTCACGATGGACTTACCGAACCTCTGTGGGCAAAGTTGGCCCACATGTTGAACAGTGTGCCACAAGGTGCTGTGAAAAATGTGGAGGACTGGAAGCAGACATTCGATGCCTGGCGCTACCGCATATTCATGTACACGCGTTACAACTCCAAGCTGAGCATGTCAGAGACTAGCGATCCTAAGAACTTCAAGCCCCTGACCGCAACCGATCAGAAGGCATACGCGATGTGGACTAGTCACAAACACATAGCGCCGCAGGATTACGATAAAATGGACATGTTCGTCCCCCTAGATGAAGCCACCACAGCCACCAATAGCTACGATTACTAA
- the LOC108120794 gene encoding uncharacterized protein isoform X1 translates to MVLRSGIIIPFQFRDTKKLLMIGVPEENRNLNIWDLKNVVRAAFGIYNFEFRNKKIGFNIPDELLLHYLAQRHDLTNFVIEISQVYDAALDNFMQNRQCRCADQKLLGESPTPEEPTNLCQANNVLEAAPTPIMALPACEEEEPDHDHEHEENIKYRIEKDSSGTASADLGMPAYEACSPKMDYDTQDDLPDSPHSQPLPPPPLPLTAALPLPPPPTSHIQHLAQHQQQHEEEQHQLLQERIQHEYMIQQQQQHQHLQQQQQHLALLQQQQQEQQQHQQQQQQGVNMAMGSTTTNNIRQRKERMSKRQKELYVHFLQQHQFINDHRRNDPVLDPYWLKLANLLNAVPQGAVKHVTEWKQTFDNWRYRIFLYARYNSKLQDEEAQNPRNFKPLTRTDKQAYIMWIRNPDTAPPDLDKMRNVFCNMEETPVHQE, encoded by the exons ATGGTGCTGCGATCGGGAATTATAATTCCGTTTCAGTTCCGCGACACGAAGAAGCTTCTGATGATAGGAGTGCCCGAGGAAAATCGCAACCTCAACATATGGGATCTAAAGAATGTTG TGCGCGCCGCCTTCGGGATCTACAACTTTGAGTTCCGGAACAAAAAGATTGGTTTTAACATCCCGGATGAACTGCTGCTCCATTATCTGGCCCAAAGGCACGACCTCACCAATTTCGTTATAGAAATCAGTCAAG TGTACGATGCGGCCCTGGATAACTTTATGCAGAATCGACAGTGCCGCTGTGCGGATCAGAAATTACTCGGCGAATCGCCGACCCCCGAAGAACCCACCAATCTGTGCCAGGCAAACAATGTTCTAGAGGCCGCGCCTACGCCGATTATGGCATTGCCAGCCTGTGAAGAGGAGGAACCTGATCATGACCACGAGCATGAAGAGAACATTAAGTATCGGATTGAGAAGGACAGCAGTGGGACTGCGTCGGCGGACTTGGGCATGCCCGCCTACGAGGCCTGTTCTCCGAAGATGGACTACGACACGCAGGACGATTTGCCCGACTCGCCGCACTCGCAGCCTTTGCCGCCACCGCCTTTGCCTTTGACAGCGGCATTGCCACTGCCTCCGCCACCCACGTCGCACATTCAGCACTTAGcccagcaccagcaacagcacgaggaggagcagcatcAACTGCTGCAGGAGCGTATTCAGCACGAATACATgatccagcagcagcagcagcatcagcacttgcagcagcagcaacagcatttGGCCCTcctgcagcaacagcagcaggagcagcaacaacaccagcagcagcaacagcagggaGTCAACATGGCCATGGGCTCGACTACCACCAATAACATTCGGC aACGCAAGGAACGCATGTCCAAGCGGCAAAAGGAACTGTACGTTCATTTTCTACAACAGCACCAGTTTATTAACGACCACCGCCGCAACGACCCCGTGCTGGATCCTTATTGGTTAAAGCTGGCTAATCTCCTTAACGCCGTGCCCCAGGGGGCAGTGAAGCACGTTACGGAGTGGAAGCAGACCTTCGACAACTGGCGATACCGCATCTTTCTGTACGCGCGCTACAACTCGAAGCTGCAGGACGAGGAGGCACAAAATCCACGCAACTTTAAGCCACTGACACGCACCGATAAGCAGGCCTATATCATGTGGATCCGGAATCCCGACACGGCGCCTCCCGATCTGGACAAAATGCGCAATGTCTTCTGCAACATGGAGGAGACGCCGGTGCACCAGGAATAG